The DNA sequence TGACGGGTTAAATAAGTCACTTTTTCAATGTCATTTCCCGCCCCTGTGGTTATTTCATCATTACCGAAAATAAGGTCTTCTGCGGCTCTACCTCCTAACAAGCCAGTGACACGGGCAAATAATTGGGTTTTAGAAACTAATCCTTGGTCTTCTTCTGGAGTAAACCATGTTAAACCTTTTGCTTGTCCTCGTGGTACTAATGTAACTTTCTCGACGGGATCATGACCTTTGGTTAATGTTCCAACGATCGCATGACCAATTTCATGATAAGCAATCAGTCTTTTACTTTTACTATCTACAAGGGGAGTACCTTCCATTCCTGCAATTACTCTGTCAATGGCTAGGTCTATTTCCTCCATGGTAACTGCTTCTTTTCTGCGTCTAGCGGTAAGAATTGCCGCCTCGTTGAGTAGGTTTGCTAAATCTGCTCCTGAAAACCCGGGAGTACGTTGAGAAATGGTTTTAAGAGAAACTTCGGGGTCAATTTTTTTGTTGGCGGCATGAACTTCAAGGATGGCTAGTCTGCCTTCTAAATCTGGATAATCTACCATCACTTGACGATCGAATCTTCCGGGGCGTAATAAGGCACTGTCTAAGACATCTGGGCGGTTAGTAGCGGCGATGACGATAATTCCTGTATTTCCCTCAAAACCGTCCATTTCAGTTAAAAGCTGGTTAAGGGTTTGCTCTCTTTCATCATTACCACCACCGATACCACTACCTCTTTGTCTGCCTACTGCGTCAATTTCATCAATAAAAATTAGACAGGGAGCATTTTCTTTGGCTTTACGGAACAAATCACGGACACGGGAAGCCCCAACTCCCACAAACATTTCTACAAACTCAGAGCCAGAAATACTGAAAAAGGGAACTTGTGCTTCACCTGCGATCGCTTTTGCTAAAAGAGTTTTACCTGTACCCGGAGGGCCAACTAACAAGACACCTCTAGGAATTCTAGCCCCGATAGCCGTAAATTTATCAGGACTTTTGAGAAATGTAACGACTTCTTGTAATTCTTCTTTTGCTTCTTCTATACCTGCCACATCTTTAAATTCAATGCCTGTTGCTGATTCCATTTGAAACCTTGCCCGTGACTTACCAAAATTCATTGCCCCGGCGGCACTACTAGCGGAGCGTTTGATGAGCAAAAATAAGCCAACAATAAGCATGAAAAGGATAGCTACTTGGATTGTATTAATAACTTGAGTGCTACTAGCAGAACCTGACTCAACTACAAAATCAATACCTTTTTCTCTAATTTTGGCAATTAATTCAGGATTTTGATTAAATAAATCAACTCTTTCTGGGGATTTTTGATCACCATTTTTTAAATAAACACTAGCTATGTTAGTAGTAGGATCAATAACTATTTTTTGTACTTCTCCCGTTTCAATACTGCGAAGTAAATCACTATAGCTAAACTGTTGAGTTTTATTTTGTTGAGCAAAAGCAGAACTTCCCACCATGAAAGTTTGCATCAAGACTAAACTACTAGCAATTAAATTAACTATTTTATTTCTCTTACTTTTTTGATGACGCTCTAATTTAAAAATACTCATTACTAATGATTCCTGAAAAATAATTTATGAGAATGATGGCAAATGGTTATTAATTTTTCATTCTACTTCCTATTCCCTGAAGAATGCCTTTGCCGATTAAACCAAGACTTTTGCCAACTACTTCTGTAAGCAAATAAACCAACAATTTGCCCAAGCTATCCCCAAGAGACTTGACCCCTTTAGCGAGACTATCTCTTAATTCAATTAAAATAGTAACACCCCATGGTATTCCCTTAATGGTATTTAGTTCTTGATAACGGGGATGAGTAATCTGACAACAGACTATTCCTTCATGGGTCAATCTTAACATTTCATATTGATCTTCAAATATATTTTTAGGATTTTGCCAATATTTTTCTCTGCGATATTTCCAAACTAAATTATTGCGAAACATTGCCACTTTACGAGAAGATTTTAATTCTGGTTGGAAAATATTATGTTTAAGAATAGAGCTATCAGCAAAATTGTTAAGGGTAAATTCCACAGTACAATTAGCTATATTTAAGATAGTGTTTTGTAAAATAATTTCTTCTACTTCTTGACTATTTTCTTCGCCATAAAAGTAAGTAAAATTATCAATGGTAATTTCTTTTTTTTCTATTTCATAGACAAGAAAGTCTTGAATAAAAGGGATTTTTATTAACTCATTCGTTGCTAGTTTTTCTCCCTGATTAATAATGAGATTCACTAATTCTAAATTTTGTTTCGATTCATTTTCTACCGATGATGGTAAGTATCTTTGTAAAAATTTCAGGGTTGAGTTCTGCCATAATTCTTTAACAAAGGTTTCAACTCTTTTTTCTAGTTCTTCTCTATTAAGTTGTAATTTTTCTGTTTCTAATATTAATTCTTGCCATTCTTGTAAAATTATAATTAATAATTCTTTCTGTTTACTATTTATTAATATATCTGTTGCTTGGATTTTTTTTGTGTAATTTTTAAGGCTTTTTTGAATTTTTAACAAGGTTAAATCATACACATTTTCAGGTTGGTTAACAAGAATAATAGCATTTGATTTTTCTGTTTTCGCATTATTTTTATCTTGTTTTTTTACTTTATTCTTATTATCATCATTTTTTGAAATTGATGTTTGATTAAAGTTTAGTTGAAAATTTAATAAAGTGCGATCGCTCTCTGAGAGAAAACGATTAATCAGCCATTTTGCTAACTTTAATTCTCTTTTTCTACCATGCCAATAAATAACATCTGCGGGGGATAATCGGTGACTTTCGGTATAATTATTAATCTCTTTTATTTGTCTCTCAATTTCCTTTATTCCTCCCTGACATTGAAGGGCTAACCAACTATTGAAATTATTTTGATTGCCTAATAAGCCCTGATTTTGAGTTAAATATTGTTCTCCCTTCGCACAAACTCGAATAATTTGAATTAGCTCATCAATTTCAATATTTTTATAACAATACCCTTTAACAATAGAAAAGAAAGTTAAATCATAAATTAATCCTCTCGGATTGACCATTAATAAGATATTTAATTCTGGATATTCTTTAACCAATAAAGATAAATCTTGGAAAAATTTTTTCACCCTATCAGGATACTTTTCCCAATCAAGAGCGACGGCAACTAAATCACAATTATAACTTTTGATCAGAGAAAAAATATCTTTTAATTTTCCTGTAGCGACAATACTAATGTCTTGATAAATCTCATCTTTACAAACCTCTTTTAACCCTAAAGAAAAAATAGGATCTTCATCTAGTAAAATGACATTGATTGAGGATTGAGACTCATTAATAGACATCACATAAACGATTTATTTGAGTATAAGAGGATTTATTTTTGTTATGGGTGAGAAGCTCATTTTTAATTCCTAATTCCTAATTCTTAATTATCTATGATGCTAAAGCAACTTCAATCATTTGCTGTAGCTCACCAGTTTGATACATTTCAATCATGATGTCACTACCGCCGATAAATTCACCATTAACATATACTTGGGGTATGGTAGGCCAGTTGGAATATTCTTTAATTCCCTGACGAATATCATAATCAGATAATACATCAAATGTTTGAAAAGGAACACCGATAGTATTTAATATTTGGACTACATTATTAGAAAAACCACATTGGGGCATTAATTTTGTGCCTTTCATAAATACCACGATGCGATCGCTCTTAACAATATCTTCAATACGTTGTTTTAATTCAGGAGTCATAAGTCTTCAATAAGATAAAAAACAATAAATACAAAAAATTGAGAATTACAGGTTCAAAATAATCTCTGATATGCTCAGGATATAAGATTAGTTCTTTAAACCAGACCAAGTAGAAGGTGTATAGGTTTTTAAAGCCAAAGCGTGAATTGCTTCTGATTGTAACTCCGCTTGGAGGGCAGAATAAACCAGTTGATGTTGTTTAACTTTGGTTTTACCCTCAAATTGAGAGGAAACTACGATCGCTTCTAAGTGATCTCCCCCT is a window from the Cyanobacterium sp. Dongsha4 genome containing:
- the ftsH gene encoding ATP-dependent zinc metalloprotease FtsH, which produces MSIFKLERHQKSKRNKIVNLIASSLVLMQTFMVGSSAFAQQNKTQQFSYSDLLRSIETGEVQKIVIDPTTNIASVYLKNGDQKSPERVDLFNQNPELIAKIREKGIDFVVESGSASSTQVINTIQVAILFMLIVGLFLLIKRSASSAAGAMNFGKSRARFQMESATGIEFKDVAGIEEAKEELQEVVTFLKSPDKFTAIGARIPRGVLLVGPPGTGKTLLAKAIAGEAQVPFFSISGSEFVEMFVGVGASRVRDLFRKAKENAPCLIFIDEIDAVGRQRGSGIGGGNDEREQTLNQLLTEMDGFEGNTGIIVIAATNRPDVLDSALLRPGRFDRQVMVDYPDLEGRLAILEVHAANKKIDPEVSLKTISQRTPGFSGADLANLLNEAAILTARRRKEAVTMEEIDLAIDRVIAGMEGTPLVDSKSKRLIAYHEIGHAIVGTLTKGHDPVEKVTLVPRGQAKGLTWFTPEEDQGLVSKTQLFARVTGLLGGRAAEDLIFGNDEITTGAGNDIEKVTYLTRQMVTKFGMSDLGLFALEENDQPVFLGNDPMSRSEYSQEIAAKIDSQIRFMVTQCYDNAKAIIQENRPLIDSLVDLLIEKETIDGDAFRQIVNSYQEAKKPMLVK
- a CDS encoding DUF3685 domain-containing protein yields the protein MSINESQSSINVILLDEDPIFSLGLKEVCKDEIYQDISIVATGKLKDIFSLIKSYNCDLVAVALDWEKYPDRVKKFFQDLSLLVKEYPELNILLMVNPRGLIYDLTFFSIVKGYCYKNIEIDELIQIIRVCAKGEQYLTQNQGLLGNQNNFNSWLALQCQGGIKEIERQIKEINNYTESHRLSPADVIYWHGRKRELKLAKWLINRFLSESDRTLLNFQLNFNQTSISKNDDNKNKVKKQDKNNAKTEKSNAIILVNQPENVYDLTLLKIQKSLKNYTKKIQATDILINSKQKELLIIILQEWQELILETEKLQLNREELEKRVETFVKELWQNSTLKFLQRYLPSSVENESKQNLELVNLIINQGEKLATNELIKIPFIQDFLVYEIEKKEITIDNFTYFYGEENSQEVEEIILQNTILNIANCTVEFTLNNFADSSILKHNIFQPELKSSRKVAMFRNNLVWKYRREKYWQNPKNIFEDQYEMLRLTHEGIVCCQITHPRYQELNTIKGIPWGVTILIELRDSLAKGVKSLGDSLGKLLVYLLTEVVGKSLGLIGKGILQGIGSRMKN
- the grxD gene encoding Grx4 family monothiol glutaredoxin, with protein sequence MTPELKQRIEDIVKSDRIVVFMKGTKLMPQCGFSNNVVQILNTIGVPFQTFDVLSDYDIRQGIKEYSNWPTIPQVYVNGEFIGGSDIMIEMYQTGELQQMIEVALAS
- a CDS encoding BolA family transcriptional regulator → MVSLEQVKKTIQQEIPDAEVVIKDLTGGGDHLEAIVVSSQFEGKTKVKQHQLVYSALQAELQSEAIHALALKTYTPSTWSGLKN